In a genomic window of Cytobacillus sp. FSL H8-0458:
- a CDS encoding 3-oxoacid CoA-transferase subunit B, with protein MLSVAGKKLDTDKVRIAKRIAMELPEGSVVNLGVGIPTLIQNYLKPESKVYLQSENGLLGMGPTPPEEEIDMDLISASKHPISLGIGASIFSSSDSFVMIRGGHIDVAVLGALQVSGSGEIANWAVPGQDILGVGGAMDLVASAKKIIIAITHVTKDHLPKIVKSLTYPASGIRKAEMIVTEKAVFKITNGQLYLEEISESSSIDEIRNLTDAAFIISENLKKMPV; from the coding sequence ATGTTGAGCGTTGCCGGCAAAAAACTGGATACAGATAAAGTGAGAATTGCAAAAAGAATTGCCATGGAGCTCCCGGAAGGCTCTGTTGTCAATCTCGGTGTAGGAATACCTACCTTAATACAAAACTATTTAAAGCCTGAAAGCAAAGTGTATCTGCAATCAGAAAACGGGCTGCTGGGAATGGGCCCTACTCCACCTGAGGAAGAAATTGATATGGATTTGATAAGTGCCAGCAAACATCCGATTTCATTGGGAATAGGCGCCTCCATTTTCTCAAGTTCTGACTCGTTTGTCATGATTCGCGGAGGCCATATTGATGTGGCTGTTTTAGGTGCACTTCAAGTAAGCGGATCAGGAGAAATAGCGAACTGGGCAGTCCCTGGTCAGGATATTTTGGGAGTTGGCGGTGCTATGGACTTAGTGGCGAGTGCTAAAAAGATTATTATAGCCATCACCCATGTAACTAAAGATCATCTTCCGAAAATTGTTAAATCCCTAACTTACCCTGCAAGCGGGATACGAAAAGCGGAAATGATCGTGACAGAAAAAGCAGTATTCAAAATAACCAATGGACAATTATATCTCGAAGAAATATCTGAGTCCAGCTCTATTGATGAAATTAGAAATTTGACAGATGCCGCATTTATCATTTCAGAAAATCTGAAGAAAATGCCTGTTTAA
- a CDS encoding tartrate dehydrogenase: MDHYSIALIPGDGIGVDVVREGKKVLDAICDLHGGFSLTYKEFDWSCEYYAKHGKMMPDDGLEQLKDFDSIFLGAVGYPGVPDHVSLWGLLLPIRRQFEQYINLRPVKLLKGLDSPLAGKTSEQLDFIVIRENNEGEYSSIGGRMYEGTDLDMAMQTSVFTRKGVERVLRYAFDLAKKQGKKKHVTAATKSNGINHTMPFWDEYVERINQEYPQVTSNTVHIDALAAFFVSKPETMDVVVASNLFGDILTDLGAAIVGGLGIAPSANINPEKKYPSMFEPVHGSAPDIAGKGIANPLASIWCTSMMLDHLGQAESAKAIIDAMEEVLQEKEVLTPDLGGKSTTEQVGDYICKKLKERLS, from the coding sequence ATGGATCATTATTCAATCGCCCTGATTCCTGGTGACGGCATTGGAGTGGATGTTGTTCGGGAAGGGAAGAAAGTATTAGATGCCATATGTGATCTTCATGGCGGATTCTCCTTAACTTACAAAGAGTTTGATTGGAGCTGTGAATATTACGCTAAGCATGGCAAGATGATGCCGGACGACGGTCTGGAACAATTGAAAGACTTCGATTCTATTTTTCTGGGGGCGGTTGGATATCCGGGAGTGCCCGACCATGTATCGCTTTGGGGCTTATTGCTGCCAATCAGGCGTCAATTCGAACAATATATCAACCTGCGTCCGGTGAAGCTTTTAAAGGGCCTGGATTCTCCATTAGCGGGAAAAACATCTGAACAGCTCGATTTCATTGTCATTAGAGAAAATAATGAAGGAGAGTATTCTAGCATCGGAGGCAGAATGTACGAAGGAACAGATCTTGATATGGCTATGCAAACCAGTGTGTTTACGCGAAAGGGAGTAGAAAGGGTTCTAAGATACGCGTTTGATCTTGCCAAAAAGCAAGGGAAAAAGAAGCATGTAACTGCAGCTACAAAGTCGAACGGCATTAACCATACGATGCCATTTTGGGACGAATATGTTGAACGGATTAATCAGGAGTATCCGCAAGTGACAAGCAATACAGTTCATATTGATGCCTTAGCAGCCTTTTTTGTCAGCAAGCCAGAGACGATGGATGTTGTTGTAGCTTCCAATTTATTTGGTGATATTCTAACAGACCTGGGTGCAGCCATCGTGGGAGGCTTGGGGATTGCACCTTCTGCCAATATCAATCCTGAAAAGAAATATCCATCCATGTTTGAACCTGTTCATGGCTCGGCACCGGATATAGCCGGTAAAGGTATAGCAAATCCCCTTGCATCTATCTGGTGTACAAGTATGATGCTTGATCACTTGGGGCAGGCAGAATCAGCAAAAGCCATCATTGATGCCATGGAAGAAGTACTGCAGGAGAAGGAAGTGCTGACTCCGGACCTAGGGGGTAAATCGACGACAGAGCAAGTTGGCGATTACATCTGCAAGAAATTGAAAGAGCGTCTAAGTTAG
- a CDS encoding enoyl-CoA hydratase/isomerase family protein, producing MDFNNILVRAEEGIGFIIINRPELRNALNIDTLLEIETALDKMRDDEDIRVIIFSGAGEKSFAAGADISQLSKRTMIDALKPNMTATYRKIEDYEKPTIAAINGYALGGGLELALACDIRVASLNAKVGLPEVGLGIMPGAGGTQRLSRIIGKGKAMELILTGDVITAAEAERLNMISKAVPQEELIETAKGYARRISVKGPLALRMAKAAVNRGADMEMETALYLEKLAQTILIGSEDKLEGTQAFLEKRTPQFKGK from the coding sequence ATGGATTTTAATAATATTTTAGTCCGTGCTGAAGAAGGTATTGGTTTTATCATTATTAATCGTCCGGAATTGAGAAACGCCTTAAATATTGATACTCTCCTGGAAATAGAAACAGCACTGGATAAAATGAGAGACGATGAAGATATCCGCGTCATCATTTTTTCAGGTGCAGGTGAAAAATCCTTTGCCGCTGGTGCAGACATAAGCCAGCTAAGCAAAAGGACCATGATCGATGCTCTTAAGCCAAATATGACTGCAACTTACCGGAAAATTGAGGACTATGAAAAGCCGACCATAGCTGCAATAAATGGATATGCTTTAGGAGGGGGATTGGAGCTTGCACTAGCCTGTGATATCCGTGTAGCTTCATTAAATGCTAAGGTTGGCCTTCCTGAAGTGGGATTAGGAATTATGCCTGGGGCAGGCGGAACTCAGCGCCTGTCCAGAATTATTGGAAAAGGCAAAGCAATGGAACTGATCTTAACTGGTGATGTCATTACTGCTGCAGAAGCGGAAAGATTGAATATGATCAGCAAAGCCGTTCCGCAGGAGGAGCTGATAGAAACGGCAAAAGGATATGCCCGAAGAATTAGTGTAAAAGGACCCCTCGCTTTAAGAATGGCGAAGGCAGCCGTTAATCGCGGAGCAGACATGGAAATGGAAACGGCGCTTTATTTGGAAAAGCTTGCCCAGACTATCTTAATCGGCTCGGAAGATAAATTGGAAGGAACACAAGCCTTTTTGGAGAAAAGAACACCACAATTTAAAGGTAAATAA
- a CDS encoding 3-hydroxyacyl-CoA dehydrogenase codes for METLTVVGSGVMGRGIAYAAALGGFHVFLHDVNEENLDKAKSYIETEMRKSAEKGYLNHDQVTAALSSLEFTTDLKTAAENADVVIEAVFEMMELKIDIFKQLDQYCPEHTILATNTSTMSPTEIAAQTSRPEKCIAMHFFNPVHKMKLIEIIRGLQTSDETVDKAKEIGRKLNKETVEVNEFPGFVTSRMNCLIGNEAMNLLMEGVASAEDIDKAMKLGLNHPMGPLALADLVGLDTRLRNMEYLHKTLGEKYRPCPLLIKYVKAGRLGRKSGRGFYEYEV; via the coding sequence ATGGAAACGTTAACAGTTGTAGGTTCCGGTGTAATGGGCAGAGGAATCGCTTATGCAGCAGCACTTGGGGGCTTTCACGTCTTTTTACATGACGTAAACGAAGAGAATCTGGATAAAGCAAAAAGTTATATTGAAACAGAAATGAGAAAAAGCGCTGAAAAAGGCTACTTGAACCATGATCAGGTAACAGCTGCTCTCAGCAGTCTAGAATTTACAACTGATTTAAAAACGGCTGCAGAAAATGCTGATGTAGTTATTGAAGCTGTTTTTGAAATGATGGAGTTAAAGATCGACATTTTTAAACAGCTTGATCAATATTGTCCGGAGCATACGATTCTCGCAACCAACACTTCCACCATGAGCCCCACAGAGATTGCCGCACAAACATCCAGACCGGAAAAATGTATTGCCATGCACTTTTTTAACCCTGTTCACAAAATGAAGCTTATTGAAATTATTAGAGGTTTACAGACTTCAGACGAGACTGTAGATAAAGCTAAGGAAATAGGCAGGAAGCTGAACAAGGAAACAGTAGAAGTTAACGAGTTTCCTGGATTTGTTACCAGCCGGATGAATTGTCTGATCGGCAATGAGGCGATGAATCTTCTTATGGAGGGTGTTGCCTCTGCAGAGGATATTGATAAAGCAATGAAGCTTGGTCTGAATCATCCAATGGGTCCCTTGGCGCTCGCTGATTTGGTTGGTTTGGATACGAGACTGAGAAACATGGAGTATTTGCATAAAACCCTGGGTGAAAAATATCGTCCTTGTCCGCTCCTGATTAAGTATGTTAAAGCCGGTAGACTCGGGCGCAAATCAGGACGCGGATTTTACGAATATGAAGTTTAG
- a CDS encoding acyl-CoA dehydrogenase family protein, whose translation MDFTFSEDIQLLKKAVGDYVQGEVERVAMEIEENDEIPSHIVESSKEMGLFGLSIPEEYGGLGLNWVGKCAIYEELGKTHNGYTTLIGAHTGIGTAGIVELGTKEQKEKYLPKMASGEWIGAFALTEPSAGSNASNLKTKAEKKGDKYILNGSKHYITNAVCGNVFTVMAVTDPSKGAKGITSFIVEKDFPGFIVGAVERKMGLRGSHSAELFFENCEVPAENVLGEEGRGYVNALKILANGRAGLAARNLGSCEKLLELSMSYAMQREQFGKPIFEQQAVQHMLSDMALEIEVLRSMTYRVAWMADQGKRVVKEAAMAKLYGSEVYNRVADLAVQIHGGIGYMKDYPIERFYRDARITKIYEGTSQIQKNIIASELNREFHKKLPVNSR comes from the coding sequence ATGGATTTTACATTTTCAGAGGACATTCAGCTTCTAAAAAAAGCAGTTGGAGACTATGTGCAGGGAGAAGTAGAGCGGGTGGCGATGGAAATTGAGGAGAATGATGAAATCCCAAGCCATATCGTTGAGAGTTCCAAGGAAATGGGACTATTCGGATTAAGTATACCAGAGGAATATGGCGGCTTGGGTCTAAACTGGGTTGGGAAATGTGCTATTTATGAAGAACTGGGAAAAACCCATAATGGATACACAACGTTAATCGGCGCCCATACTGGCATCGGTACGGCGGGAATTGTCGAGCTGGGAACAAAGGAACAAAAGGAAAAATATCTTCCTAAAATGGCAAGCGGTGAATGGATTGGCGCATTTGCGCTGACGGAGCCGAGTGCAGGTTCTAATGCCTCGAATCTGAAGACGAAGGCAGAGAAAAAGGGAGATAAATATATATTAAATGGATCCAAACATTATATTACGAATGCGGTCTGCGGAAATGTTTTTACGGTGATGGCTGTCACCGATCCGAGTAAAGGGGCAAAAGGAATCACTTCATTTATTGTGGAAAAAGACTTTCCTGGATTTATCGTTGGTGCAGTAGAGCGGAAAATGGGCCTTCGCGGTTCCCATTCAGCTGAACTTTTCTTTGAAAATTGCGAGGTGCCTGCAGAAAATGTTCTTGGAGAAGAAGGCAGAGGATATGTGAACGCATTGAAAATTCTCGCAAATGGCAGAGCCGGGCTTGCAGCCAGAAATCTGGGTTCATGTGAAAAGCTGCTTGAACTCAGCATGAGCTATGCTATGCAGCGGGAACAGTTTGGCAAACCGATTTTTGAACAGCAAGCTGTTCAGCACATGCTTTCTGATATGGCATTGGAAATTGAAGTGCTCCGTTCCATGACTTATCGGGTAGCCTGGATGGCTGACCAGGGAAAGAGGGTAGTCAAAGAAGCAGCCATGGCAAAGTTATATGGATCTGAGGTATATAATCGCGTGGCTGATTTAGCTGTCCAAATACACGGCGGCATCGGGTATATGAAGGATTATCCAATTGAACGCTTTTACCGGGACGCGAGAATTACGAAAATTTATGAAGGTACCAGCCAAATTCAAAAAAACATTATTGCCAGCGAACTGAACCGGGAATTTCATAAAAAATTGCCTGTGAACAGTCGATAA
- a CDS encoding CdaR family transcriptional regulator yields the protein MSFLKEISQLIVDNTSNIIEYPISISDNKGIIIGSSDTGRLGSFHQASLEIVERKTTIAYEVDEAKKLDNVLPGVAAPIMINHEPIGVLGIVGEPAEVWKYAQLVKSHVELMCHEYLKKELNAIESKTLDNLIRYLLNSQKQEDMEYSIRYAKMLGYNLESDHNRICLLIQFEIDLNASHLAKDGQISDKYSWPFLQNNFSEILSYYLADSKEDILSPLTLDQFLLIKVVNKEESHDLFIKRLEHKIQRLLRYLENENNCTASISIGSSEKGALGIKVSYQAALQALTAGKQSNRSPKIFYYNDWNIIFELLGNGLNQYVNERLREKLEDFINHVNFPILAQTFLAYCKCSMNMSETARMLFLHRNSLVYRMEKINELTCLDISRFDHCMMLFFAIKNSGVPDPELQVTKDTLAAELTQGSSLSTR from the coding sequence TTGAGTTTTTTAAAAGAAATCTCGCAATTAATTGTAGATAACACCTCCAATATAATAGAATACCCTATTAGCATCAGCGACAATAAAGGCATTATCATTGGTTCCAGCGACACCGGCCGATTAGGAAGCTTTCATCAGGCTTCTCTTGAGATAGTGGAGCGAAAAACAACCATTGCTTATGAGGTAGACGAAGCAAAAAAACTCGATAACGTATTGCCGGGTGTAGCTGCGCCAATCATGATCAATCATGAACCAATTGGAGTTCTGGGGATTGTAGGGGAGCCTGCTGAAGTGTGGAAATATGCACAGCTGGTAAAAAGCCATGTGGAATTAATGTGCCATGAGTACCTAAAAAAAGAATTGAATGCGATTGAATCAAAAACCTTGGATAATTTAATCCGTTATCTCTTAAACTCTCAGAAGCAAGAGGATATGGAGTACAGCATAAGATATGCCAAAATGCTTGGATATAATTTGGAGTCTGATCATAATCGGATTTGCTTATTAATCCAATTCGAAATAGACCTGAATGCCAGCCATTTAGCCAAAGACGGACAGATTTCCGATAAGTATTCCTGGCCTTTCCTCCAAAATAATTTTTCTGAGATACTAAGCTACTATTTGGCGGATAGTAAAGAAGATATTCTTTCTCCGCTGACACTTGACCAATTTCTGCTGATTAAAGTTGTGAATAAGGAAGAATCTCATGACCTTTTTATCAAAAGACTGGAACATAAGATACAAAGATTACTGAGATATTTAGAAAACGAAAATAATTGTACAGCGAGCATCTCCATTGGCAGCTCAGAAAAAGGAGCACTTGGAATAAAAGTTTCCTACCAGGCAGCTTTACAGGCATTAACAGCTGGAAAACAATCAAACCGCTCTCCAAAAATTTTCTACTATAATGATTGGAACATTATTTTTGAACTGTTAGGAAACGGCTTAAATCAATATGTAAATGAGCGATTACGAGAAAAATTGGAGGATTTCATTAATCATGTGAATTTTCCAATCCTTGCCCAAACCTTCCTGGCTTATTGCAAATGCAGCATGAATATGAGCGAAACGGCACGTATGCTGTTTCTCCATCGGAACTCACTTGTATACCGCATGGAAAAAATAAATGAACTTACCTGTTTGGATATTTCAAGGTTTGATCACTGTATGATGTTATTTTTCGCGATTAAAAATTCAGGCGTACCTGATCCAGAGCTGCAGGTAACAAAAGACACACTGGCAGCGGAACTTACTCAAGGTTCTTCCCTTTCTACCAGATAA
- a CDS encoding NAD(P)/FAD-dependent oxidoreductase produces the protein MSSHADIIIIGGGVIGSSIAYNLLNDGFTGKIVVFEKDGLYEFASTPRSAGGFRQLYTTVINMQLSKYSLQIYKDFSKDMSIEGEAAEIDFKQRGYLFLATEQMMSRFEKHLKLQNQNGIHSQLLEGESLLNIIPELNIDDIAGGLYCSESGYLDPYSVMLGYVKYAKKLGAEYIYDEVDSLITETGKVKGIKLADGREYYAPVVVNCAGAWASILGNKAGLPLPVVPLPRQIFQFDIKEPLKNYLPLTMDPTGVYFRHEGEKFISGYAEEIEPGINFKWRRSAFEEHIWPVLANRIKNFEHAKIERGWSGLYDFNTEDHNAILGEYPAMKGYYVAFGFSGHGMQQAPAVGKCLSELIRTGNYETLDLSPLRVERFAEKDLIIEDAIY, from the coding sequence TTGTCAAGCCATGCAGATATCATTATTATTGGCGGGGGAGTCATAGGTTCAAGCATTGCTTATAATTTGTTAAACGATGGATTCACGGGGAAGATTGTGGTTTTTGAGAAAGATGGGCTTTATGAATTTGCTTCGACGCCAAGAAGTGCTGGAGGATTCAGGCAGCTGTATACTACCGTCATCAATATGCAGCTAAGCAAATACAGCCTTCAGATTTATAAAGACTTTTCAAAGGACATGTCCATTGAAGGGGAAGCGGCAGAGATTGATTTCAAGCAAAGGGGCTACTTATTTTTAGCCACTGAACAAATGATGTCCCGTTTTGAAAAACACTTAAAGCTTCAAAATCAAAATGGCATACATTCACAGCTTCTAGAAGGGGAAAGTTTATTAAATATTATCCCAGAACTTAATATAGATGATATTGCCGGCGGCCTGTACTGCAGTGAAAGCGGCTATTTAGATCCATATTCTGTCATGCTGGGCTATGTGAAATATGCCAAAAAGCTTGGTGCAGAATATATTTACGATGAAGTGGACAGTTTGATTACTGAAACAGGGAAAGTGAAGGGCATCAAACTTGCTGATGGGCGGGAATATTATGCTCCCGTGGTGGTGAATTGTGCAGGGGCCTGGGCATCCATATTGGGAAATAAAGCCGGACTGCCGCTTCCTGTTGTCCCGCTTCCGAGACAAATTTTTCAATTTGATATTAAGGAGCCGCTTAAAAACTATCTCCCATTAACCATGGACCCGACAGGTGTTTATTTCCGGCATGAAGGGGAAAAATTTATATCCGGGTATGCGGAGGAAATTGAGCCTGGAATCAACTTTAAATGGAGAAGATCTGCTTTTGAAGAACACATCTGGCCTGTGCTGGCAAACCGGATCAAGAACTTCGAGCATGCCAAGATCGAAAGAGGCTGGTCAGGACTGTATGATTTTAACACGGAAGACCATAATGCCATTCTAGGTGAATACCCGGCAATGAAAGGCTACTATGTTGCTTTTGGCTTCAGCGGACATGGCATGCAGCAGGCTCCTGCAGTCGGAAAGTGCCTGTCTGAGCTGATTCGGACGGGAAATTACGAAACACTGGACTTATCTCCATTAAGAGTGGAACGTTTTGCAGAGAAAGACCTTATTATCGAAGATGCGATTTATTAA
- a CDS encoding CoA transferase subunit A, whose product MNNTNNCEKLVSAEEAVQFIQRGDSVLVGGFGLCGTPFTLIDTITETDHTRELTIISNNLGEAGKGLGKLLISNHVKKAVGSYFTSNRDAVKAWKNGELEIELIPQGTLAEAIRAGGAGIAGFYTKTAVGTKLADGKEERTFDGERYIFIRGLKANVALIKAEKADTLGNLIYSKTARNFNPMMATAAKLVIAEVDEIVEAGTLDPEKIVTPHSFVDMVVINDRYEKIGGEYVERCRQKTGYR is encoded by the coding sequence ATGAACAACACCAACAACTGTGAAAAGCTTGTTTCAGCAGAAGAAGCCGTTCAGTTTATTCAGCGGGGAGACAGTGTATTAGTAGGAGGTTTCGGTCTTTGCGGCACTCCTTTTACACTGATAGACACCATTACAGAAACAGATCATACCCGAGAATTAACGATCATCAGCAATAATTTAGGGGAAGCAGGCAAAGGCTTAGGAAAACTATTAATCTCTAATCATGTTAAAAAAGCAGTTGGTTCGTATTTTACATCGAATCGCGATGCGGTAAAAGCATGGAAAAACGGCGAACTGGAGATTGAACTCATTCCTCAGGGTACTCTTGCTGAGGCGATTCGCGCAGGAGGTGCCGGAATTGCAGGTTTTTATACCAAAACGGCTGTCGGTACCAAGCTGGCAGATGGGAAAGAAGAACGCACTTTTGATGGGGAAAGGTATATCTTCATAAGAGGCTTAAAAGCAAATGTGGCTCTTATAAAAGCTGAAAAAGCGGATACACTTGGAAATCTCATTTATTCAAAAACAGCCCGGAATTTTAATCCGATGATGGCAACGGCTGCCAAACTGGTTATTGCCGAGGTGGATGAGATAGTTGAAGCAGGTACTCTTGATCCTGAAAAGATAGTTACCCCGCATTCCTTTGTTGATATGGTCGTAATAAATGATCGCTATGAAAAAATAGGGGGTGAGTATGTTGAGCGTTGCCGGCAAAAAACTGGATACAGATAA
- a CDS encoding hydroxyacid dehydrogenase — MRIPRVLQILPMYHSEGEKLLREGAEVIQTDNYSPDHLCEMVKGADGIVLRAPARITKEVIDANPHLKVISGAGVGLDNIDVEYATQKGIPVLHAPSVNKVSTAEHAVMLVMALAKSVIPLHDKMRKGDYNSRNYLIPHELKGKKAGLIGFGNIAQETAKRLKLGFEMDVTAWVREYHPEKHGLAEEIGIKINTDLEEVFRESDFISLHIPLNDSTRYSIDHKLFSIMKPSAYLINTARGAVVNQDDLYEALRDGKIAGAGLDVFDPEPPARDLPLLSLPNVVLTPHVGGTTAECNFITSTTVAKNVINVLNGKRPEFLANPEVLNSKIIE, encoded by the coding sequence ATGCGTATACCGCGAGTTTTGCAAATACTTCCAATGTATCATTCAGAAGGAGAAAAGCTTCTGCGTGAAGGTGCAGAAGTGATTCAAACAGACAATTACAGCCCAGACCATTTATGCGAGATGGTGAAGGGAGCAGACGGCATTGTTTTGAGAGCACCTGCTCGAATTACTAAAGAAGTGATTGATGCAAATCCTCACTTGAAAGTCATTTCCGGTGCAGGAGTCGGGCTTGATAATATTGATGTGGAATATGCAACACAGAAGGGGATTCCCGTCCTGCATGCACCGTCTGTCAATAAAGTATCAACAGCTGAACATGCAGTCATGCTTGTAATGGCACTGGCTAAGTCTGTTATTCCGCTGCACGACAAGATGAGAAAGGGAGATTATAATTCGCGAAATTATCTTATTCCTCATGAGCTGAAGGGCAAAAAAGCTGGCCTGATTGGTTTTGGAAACATTGCTCAAGAAACGGCTAAACGGTTAAAACTTGGCTTTGAAATGGATGTAACTGCCTGGGTGAGGGAGTATCATCCAGAAAAACACGGCTTAGCTGAGGAAATCGGCATTAAAATTAATACAGACTTGGAAGAAGTATTCCGGGAATCGGATTTTATATCTCTGCATATTCCCTTAAATGATTCAACTAGATATTCAATTGATCACAAGCTGTTCTCTATCATGAAGCCATCCGCGTATTTAATCAATACAGCCCGGGGAGCGGTTGTAAATCAAGATGATTTATATGAGGCATTAAGAGACGGGAAAATTGCAGGAGCTGGATTGGATGTATTTGATCCGGAGCCGCCAGCCCGGGATCTTCCGCTGCTTTCATTGCCTAATGTGGTTCTAACACCCCATGTAGGCGGTACAACGGCTGAATGTAATTTCATTACGTCCACTACCGTTGCTAAAAATGTAATTAATGTACTTAATGGAAAAAGACCTGAATTTCTTGCAAATCCTGAAGTTTTAAATTCAAAAATAATAGAATAG
- a CDS encoding thiolase family protein produces the protein MRNAVIIDGVRTAIGRMGGTLKDIEVDFLSEKVMRGALERSRLEGSEVNEVVWGHAKQSSDVPNLARLAALRAGLPVEVPGYTVHRQCGSGLQAINNAAQQIQCGLSDIVLAGGGESMSTAPYYLRNARYGYGAGNAEIVDPNTESQPRAQPIEVYGNLTMGLTAENLAEKYHISREEQDEFALESQQKAAAAIQQGTFKEEIIPYEVKMKKEKIVFDTDEHPRLTSLEKLASLKAVFKQGGTVTAGNASGRNDGAAALVMMAEEEAFSRGLRPRLKIIAQAAAGVSPEIMGIGPVPAVMKALKLAGLTLDDIDLIELNEAFAAQALAVVKELNIDRSKLNVNGGAIALGHPIGGTGAILTVKIMNELERRGGRYGLITACIGGGQGIATIVENLRV, from the coding sequence ATGAGAAACGCAGTTATAATTGATGGTGTTCGAACTGCCATTGGACGGATGGGCGGTACACTCAAGGATATAGAGGTTGATTTTCTTTCAGAAAAAGTAATGAGAGGAGCGCTTGAAAGAAGCCGGCTGGAAGGGTCAGAAGTGAATGAAGTGGTTTGGGGCCATGCGAAACAAAGTTCAGATGTCCCCAATTTAGCCAGGCTGGCAGCTTTAAGAGCCGGCCTTCCTGTCGAGGTGCCGGGATACACCGTTCACCGCCAGTGCGGATCAGGATTGCAGGCGATCAATAACGCAGCACAGCAGATTCAGTGCGGATTATCAGACATTGTGCTTGCCGGCGGCGGGGAAAGTATGAGTACGGCTCCCTATTATCTAAGAAATGCAAGATATGGATATGGTGCAGGAAATGCAGAAATTGTGGACCCGAATACAGAAAGCCAGCCAAGGGCACAGCCGATTGAAGTATACGGTAACCTGACAATGGGACTGACAGCTGAGAACCTCGCTGAAAAATATCATATCAGCAGAGAAGAACAGGATGAATTTGCTCTTGAAAGCCAGCAAAAAGCTGCTGCCGCTATTCAGCAGGGGACGTTTAAAGAGGAAATCATTCCATATGAAGTGAAAATGAAAAAAGAAAAGATTGTTTTTGATACAGATGAGCATCCACGCTTAACGAGTCTTGAAAAGCTTGCTTCTTTAAAGGCTGTGTTTAAGCAAGGCGGCACTGTTACAGCAGGAAATGCGAGCGGACGCAATGATGGAGCTGCAGCATTGGTGATGATGGCTGAGGAAGAAGCCTTTAGCAGAGGCCTTAGACCTCGCCTGAAGATTATTGCACAAGCAGCTGCCGGGGTATCACCGGAAATTATGGGTATTGGCCCAGTCCCGGCTGTCATGAAGGCGCTTAAGCTGGCAGGGCTGACTCTTGATGATATTGACCTGATAGAGCTGAATGAAGCCTTTGCTGCTCAAGCACTGGCTGTTGTCAAAGAGCTGAATATAGACAGAAGTAAATTAAATGTTAATGGCGGTGCTATTGCTTTAGGGCATCCAATTGGAGGAACCGGAGCCATCTTGACTGTCAAAATCATGAATGAGCTTGAAAGAAGAGGCGGCCGCTATGGTTTAATCACCGCTTGTATTGGCGGCGGTCAGGGTATCGCAACGATCGTTGAAAATCTGCGAGTATAA